Sequence from the Fusobacterium sp. IOR10 genome:
ATGTGAAATAAAGTGATATATGTATGCAAAAATGAATTTCATATCAATAAAATAGATAATGATGGCTGCATTGTCGATAAATATTTAAAGATATCTAAAGAAACCAAATGGGTAAAACATAGAGATTGGATGTATGGAATACAAAAAATTCATTTGGGTGGTAAAAACAGCAGGTGGATAGAAATTACAGAAGATCGTTTTAAAAAATATTTTGAAGAGCAAGAATATAATTTAATTTTAAATGTTAGAAAAGAATATTTTGACGAAGTAAAAAGTGGTAAAAAGAAATATGAATACAGATTGTTTAATGATTATTGGAAGAAAAAAATATGGTTTGTTGATTGGATAGATAATGTAATTATAAAATTAGGATACCCTAAAAATATTGAGACAGAAAAAATCATCAAATTTAAGTATCAGGGATATGAAATAGAAACAATTAAGCACAAAGAGTTTGGAGATAAACCTGTAAAAGTTTTTGCAATCAAGTTAGAAGGAGTAAAAATATAATGGAAAAACATGAAGAAATAAAAAAGGAATTGAAAGAATGTATGGAAACTTTCTCAAGCAGCATTAGAAAGAATTTTTTAAGAAAAAATAGTGAAGAAATAAAATTATTAAAAAACATGAAAAAAAATAGTAACATTTCTGAAAAAAGTTATATTTGGAATGTCCAAAAGAAAATAACACATTTGATAGAAATATGTGAAGAAGTATTAGAAGTCCCACAAAGCAATAAATCGTGGCTGTACAAATATATCATAACTGGACAATTAGATGATTTTGTTAGAAGAACTATAGAGAAGTTTGAAGGTTCTTCTTGTTCAGGAGATAAAGAAAGTTTTACTATAGGAACTTGTATTAATGCCATTAGAAGCAACAAAAATATTTCTTTGTATCAAACTTATGATAATGATGACAAGAAGGCTTACTGGAGTCCAGCTTCTTTTAAAGATACAGATTCTGTATTTAAATTATTTGAAAGCTATTTGAAAATAAAAAATATTGTAGAACAAGGAGTGAAATAAATGTTTATTAGTATTACTAATCAAAAAGATTTCATCTTAGATTTCATTAAATATCTAAAGACTTCAAAGAATTTAAAAATGAAAGGCTTCGGTATAGATCCTGAACCAATGTTGAAAATTATAGAAAATGAAATAGGCAGAGCAGCAATCAATAAGTTTGAGAATGTAAAGCTTAAACTTATACCAGGTAGCAGTAGTTTTGATCGAAAAGATGTTTTCTTTCCGTTCAAGGTCAATTCTATTGATTCTAAAAAAGGAAAATTAAATTTAAAGTATTTAAAGTAATAAAAGAAGAGTAGCTAGGAACTACTCTTCTAAGGAATGATTAAGTTTGAGATCCTAATCATTCTAATTATAGCATAATAATATGGAGGTACAAACATGACAATTAAAATAAAAAAAATAGAAGCAAAAGAAATATTAGAACAAAATAAAAGAGTGCTAGAATTATATTTAAGACAATTAGAAGTATAGGCTCATGAAGAAAAATAAAGTAATCCTATATATTAGAGTTTCAGATATCATGCAAGAAGAAAAAGAATCTCTTTCTTATTAAAAAAAAAGAATGCCTTTGTTTGATAAGAAATAATGTAATAGCCCTTTTTATTTAATAAAAACAATAACATATATATTAAAATGGAGGTAAAATCATGACAAATTTATTATTTACAGTAACAGAAGCTTCTAGACTTTTAAAAACTAACAGGAATTATGTTTATAAATTAATTGAAAGCAAGCAATTGAAAGTTCTAAAATTAGGAAGTTTAAAAATAAGAAAAGAAGAATTAGAAAGATTTATCAATGAAAGCGAAGGATTAGATCTTTCTGATCCTTTTGATGTGAAAGTAGTCTAAGGAGGCAACTATGAGTACTAGAAAAAGAGGGGATAAATGGTATTATTCTTTTGAAGCAGCAGTTGTAGATGGAAAAAGAAAAAGAATTGAAAGAGTAGGAGGTAAAACAAAAAAAGAGGCAGAAAGAGCTTTAGCTAAAGCTCTTTCTGAATATAGCAATAATGAAAATATTTCTCCTAATAAAATCTCATTTGGTGATTATTTGGATTATTGGTACAAAAATTATGTTGAATTAAATTGTAAATATAATACACAAATATCTTATTTAAATCTTATTAAAGCGGTAAAACTTGAACTAGGTTATTATAAATTAAAAGATTTAAATACTCTTGCTGTTCAAACTTTTATAAATAAAAAGAGTGGACAGGGATATAGCAAATCTATGATTGTTAATTTAATAACAATTGTTAGTGGATCTTTAAAATATGCATGTAATACGGCTAATTTATTAAAATATAATCCGGTTTCTTCTATTAAAATTCCTAAATTAGAGACTACTAAAAATAGATATACAAAATTAATTAACTTAAATGATTTTAAAAAAATAATGGAAAGATTTAAAAATCCAAATAAAACTCATATAATGATTGCTATAGGTTTTTATACAGGATGTAGAATTGGAGAAGTTACTGCTCTTACTTGGAATGATATTGATTTTGATAAAAATACTATTTCCATAACAAAACAACTTTATAATAGAGGAAAGGTTTGGTGCATTGGTACCCCTAAAACAAAAAGTTCTGTAAGAACTATTTATTTTGGGAATATTTTAAAAAAAATATTATTACAAGAAAAAAAAGAACAAAAAGAAAATGAAGAAGAATATAATGAATATTACAATTATTACTTTTTAAAAGAAAAAAAAATAATTAATGAAAATGTTAAGATATTAATTAAAGCTGAAAAAGAAGCTGCTGAACATATATTATTACCTAAAATTGATTTTATATGTAGAAACGAAGCTGGAGTTCTTATGACATCAAATACTTTTAAATATCCCACAAAAGTAATTAACTTTGAATTAGGAATTCCTTTTAATTTTCATAGCTTGAGACATACCCATGCAACTTTATTAATTGAAGCTGGTGCTAATATAAAAGCTGTTCAAAAAAGATTAGGACATGCAAAAATTCAAACTACTTTAGATACATATACACATGAAACAGATAAAATGAGTTTTGAAGCTAGAGATCTCTTTGAAAAATTAACAAAGGATTAATTATATAATAAAAAATATGCCAACATTTCAAAAAATGTTGGCATACCGTAGACATTCCTACATATTTAATCTATTTTTACTACTTAACTTCTGGTTTATTCAATGTAAACTTAGCTACTAATTCTATGTGACTAGTATATTGATTTCCACTTAAATAAACTCCTTCTTTTAATAACTCTTGTAGTTCTTTTTTTATATTATTTATTTTTTCTACTTTTTTAGTATATACTGTTATTTTTTGAGTTCCTAAATATATAAAATCTAGCTTTTCTCCATTTGAATATCTACTTCTATCTTCTATTTCTATATTTGAAACTGAAATTTCCTTATCATCTATT
This genomic interval carries:
- a CDS encoding tyrosine-type recombinase/integrase; protein product: MSTRKRGDKWYYSFEAAVVDGKRKRIERVGGKTKKEAERALAKALSEYSNNENISPNKISFGDYLDYWYKNYVELNCKYNTQISYLNLIKAVKLELGYYKLKDLNTLAVQTFINKKSGQGYSKSMIVNLITIVSGSLKYACNTANLLKYNPVSSIKIPKLETTKNRYTKLINLNDFKKIMERFKNPNKTHIMIAIGFYTGCRIGEVTALTWNDIDFDKNTISITKQLYNRGKVWCIGTPKTKSSVRTIYFGNILKKILLQEKKEQKENEEEYNEYYNYYFLKEKKIINENVKILIKAEKEAAEHILLPKIDFICRNEAGVLMTSNTFKYPTKVINFELGIPFNFHSLRHTHATLLIEAGANIKAVQKRLGHAKIQTTLDTYTHETDKMSFEARDLFEKLTKD
- a CDS encoding helix-turn-helix domain-containing protein, with product MTNLLFTVTEASRLLKTNRNYVYKLIESKQLKVLKLGSLKIRKEELERFINESEGLDLSDPFDVKVV